GCGCTGAGCCAGGCCGAGGAACAGCCGCTGCTCGCGCGCTACGCGGTGAAGGAACTCGGCTTCAAGCGGATCGCGGTGCTGTACCTGAACACCGACTGGGGCCGCACCAGCAAGGACATCTTCGCGAAGGCGGTGACCGGGCTCGGCGCGCAGGTCGTCGCGGCCGAAGGCTACCAGCCGACCGAGAAGGATTTTCGCTCGACGCTCGTGCGGATCGGCGCGTCGAAACCCGATTCGATCGTGCTGATCTCGTACTACGCGGACGGCGCGCAGATCGTGCGGCAGGCGCGCACGTCGGGCGTCACGCTGCCGATCGCGGCGGTCGGCTCCGTGTATTCGCCGAAGTTCCTCGAACTGGGCGGCGCGGCCGTCGACGGCGTCTATACGGAATCGAACTTCTTCCCGGCCGAACCGCGCCCCGAGGTGCAGGCGTTCGTGCAGCGCTACCGCGCGAAATTCCATACCGATCCCGATTCGTTCGTGGCGCGCGCCTACGATGCGCTGATCCTGTCGGCGGAGGTGCTGCGCCGCTACGGCATGACGCGTCAGGCCGCGCACGACGGCTTCGCGAAAGTGAGCGACGTGCCGAGCGTGATCTTCGGCAAGGTGCGCTTCGATCCGCAGACGCGCCGCGTCGCGGGCGCGCGCACCGTGTATCTGGTGGTGAAGCAGGGGCAGTGGGCGCTGTGGGATGGCGCGAAGCCGCAGCTCGCCGCGCGCTGATTCGGGACGCGGACGCATCGTGATGGCTTCCTGGCTCGACTACACGCTCAACGGCCTCATCGTCGGCAACATCTACGCGCTGCTCGCGGTCGGGCTCGCGCTGATCTTCGGCGTGTCGCACCTGATCAACTTCGCGCACGGCTCGGTCTACATGGTCGGCGCGTTCATCGGCTGGCTGTGCCTGACGCGCTTCGGGCTGCCGCTGCCGGTCGCGCTCGCGGCGGTCGTCGTCGGGTGCGGCGCGCTCGGCGTCGCGATCGAGCGGATCGGGCTGCGGCCGCTACGCCACGCGGCGCGCATCGCGCCGCTGCTCGCGACGATCGGCATCAGCTTTATCCTCGACCAGCTCGCGCAGCTCGCCTTCGGCGCCGACCCGCGCGCCGTGCCGACGCCGCTGCCCGACTGGCACCTGCGGATCGCCGGTGCGACGCTCGGCTCGCTCGACCTGCTGATCGCGGGCATCGGCATCGCGGCAGCTGCGCTGCTGTACGGCTTCCTGCGCTTCACGCGGCTCGGCTGGGCCGTGCGCGCGACCGCGCAGGATCGCGACGCGGCGCTGCAGATGGGCGTCGACGTGGACCGCGTCAACCAGACCGTGTTCGCGATTGCGTGCGCGCTCGGCGGCGTGAGCGGGCTGCTGGTCGGCATGTACTACAACAGCATCGATCCGGCGATGGGTTTCCAGGCCACGCTGAAGGGCGTCGTCGCGCTGCTGATTGGCGGGCTCGGCAACGTGCCGGGCGCGATCGCGGGCAGCCTGCTGCTCGGTCTCGTCGAGAGCTACGGTGTCGCGCTGTTCGGCACGAGCTATCGCGACCTGTTTGCGTTCGGGCTACTGATCGTGTTCCTCGTGTGGCGGCCGAACGGCTTGTTCAGCGCGAAGCGCGCGCTGCCGCCCGAGCCGATGACGGGCACCTTCCTCGCGGCTGCGAAGGCCGTGTGCGTGCCGCGCCCGGTGCTCGTCGCGCTGATCGCGCTGGCGACCGTGCTGCCGTGGCTCGGCGTATCGCCATACGTGCTGCAGACGCTGACCAACGCGTGGCTGTACGGCTTGCTCGCGCTGAGCCTCACGCTCGTTGCGGGCACGGTCGGGCAGATCTCGCTCGGCCACGCGGCGCTGCTCGTGATCGGCGCGTATGCGTCGGCGCTGCTGTCGTCGGATCTCGGCTGGTCGCCGGCCGTGACGATTCCGTGCGCGGGCGTCATCACGGCCGTGCTCGGCACGCTGCTCGTCTATCCGGCGTTCCGGCTGCGCGGGCATTACGTGTCGATCGCGACGCTCGGCATCGGCGAAGTGGTGAGCCTCGTGATCCTGAACTGGGACGGCCTCACGCGCGGCCCGCTCGGCATCACCGGCATCGCGCCGCTGCCGTGGGCGAGCACCGCGCGCGCCGCGTACTGGTTCACGCTCGCGGTGCTCGTCGTGCTCGCGCTCGTGCAGGTGCGGCTGCTGCGTTCGCATCTCGGCCGCACGCTGCGCGCGGTGCGCGAGGACGACGTCGCCGCGCGCGCGCACGGCATCGCACCGAACCGCTACAAGGCGATCGCGTTCGCGGTCGGCGGCGTCGCGGCCGGCGTGAGCGGCGGCATTGCCGCGCACCTGTACAGCTACATCAACCACCAGACGTTCGATTCGCAGGTGTCGATCCTCGCGCTGACGATGGTGATCCTCGGCGGGCTCGGCAACGTGCTCGGCGGCATCGTCGGCGCGGTCGCGCTGATCGGGTTGCCCGAGCTGTTCCGCTGGGCGGCCGACTACCGGATGCTGATCTACGGCGTCGTGCTGCTGCTGCTCGTCCGGTTCCGGCCGCAGGGCCTGCTCGGCACGGTGTGAGGGGAAATGCGATGACCACCAATCGACCTTTGCTCGACGTGCAGGGTTTGACGCGCCGTTTCGACGGCGTGACCGCGCTCGACGGTGCGAGCCTGACGCTTGCCGACGGCGAGCTGCTGAGCGTGATCGGGCCGAACGGCGCGGGCAAGTCGACGCTGTTCAACCTGATCGCGGGCGCCGACCGGCCCGACGCCGGCCGCGTGACGTTCGACGGCCGCGACATCACGGGCACGGCGCCTGAACGGCTCGCGGCGCTCGGCATCGCGCGCACGTTCCAGCACGGCCGTGTGTTCGGCAACCTGAGTGTGCTCGACAACGTGCTGATCGGCGCGCATGCGCGGCTGCGCGCGGCGCGGCCCGGGTGGCCCGCGCTCGGCGCGGCGGCCGAGGTGCTGCGCGCGCTCGTGCGGCCCGCGTCGGTGCGGCGCGAGGAGGCGGCGCTGCGCGACGAAGCACGCGCGATCGTCGCCGGATTCGGCGAACGGCTCACGCCGCGCATCGATCATCCGGCGCACAGCCTGTCGTATGCGAACCGGCGGCGCGTGGAGATCGGCCGCGCGCTCGCGCTGCATCCGCGCCTGTTGCTGCTCGACGAACCGACGGCCGGGATGAACGAGACGGAGACGGCCGAGATGCTGCAACTGATCCAGTCGCTGAAGGCACGCGGCCTGACGATCCTGCTGATCGAGCACAAGCTCGAACTCGTGATGCGCGTGTCAGACCGCGTGATGGTGCTCGACAACGGCGTGAAGATCGCCGAAGGCGCGCCGCGCGACGTGCGGCACGATCCGCGCGTGATCGAAGCCTATCTCGGCCGCCGGCATGCGGGCGACGCGGCCGCCGATCGCACGGCGCAGGCGGCCGCATGACGCCCCTTTCTTCCGGAACCCGAACGACCATGACCGATGCGCTGCTGAAACTCGAACACCTCGACACGTTCTACGGGCCGGTGCAGGTGCATTTCGACGTGAACTTCGAAGTCGGGCGCGGGCAGATCGTGAGCCTGCTCGGCGGCAACGCGAGCGGCAAGTCGACGACGATGAAGCTGATCCTCGGGTTGATGCGGCCACGCCGCGGCGTCGTACGTTTCGACGGCGACGACGTGACCGCGCTCGCGACGCCGCAGCGCGTGCGGCGCGGGATTGCGGCCGTGCCCGAGGCGCGGCGGCTGTTCGGCGACATGAGCGTGCGCGAGAACCTGCTGATGGGTGCGTACACGCGTGGCGACCGTACGGCGGTGGCGGAGGATTACGAGCGCGTGCTGGACCTGTTCCCACGCGTGCGAGAGCGACTGGCGCAACGCGCGGGCACGCTGTCGGGCGGCGAGCAGCAGATGCTCGCGATGGCGCGCGCGCTGATGGCGCGGCCGAAGCTGATCTGCATGGACGAGCCGACGATGGGGCTGTCGCCGCTTTACGTCGACAAGGTGCTCGAGCTGATCGATGCGATCAACCGGCAGGGCGTGACGGTGTTCATGGTCGAGCAGAATGCGAGCCTCGCGCTGGAGATCGCGCACTACGGGTACGTGCTGCAGACCGGGCGTGTGGTGCTCGAAGGGCCCGCGAAGGCGCTGCTCGACGATGAGCGCGTGCGCGATGCGTATCTGGGTGGGGAAGCGGTGGCGGCGTAGCGGGCGACATGCGATTCATAGGCGACGATTCCGCTCTTTTACCGTTGCGTCGCCGTGCCGATCGACCGATCGGATGAGATCGTTACGGAAGTTTCGCCAGCAAGCGGTCGCCGAACGATGGAGGAAGTTCGATGATGCCTTCGCCATCCGATGCGGCGGTGTCGTACACGACCGCGTCCTGGTCCCACGTCAGTCTGACAGGCTCTCCTCGTGGATAGCGAAACATGCGCTCGGCGATCAAGTCCATGTTGCTACTGCGATATAAGCGCAACACGACATGCTCACCCGGCCCGTAACAGTACGTTGCCGTGTAGTGCTGATGGCCCTGCCGGGATTGCTCCGTATGGCACTGGCGCATGTGGTTCGTCTTCGATCGGATATCTACGCGCCATGCGTAGGGAAGCAGTGTTCCAATCAGTGCGACGGCAATGGCGACGCCTACGAGATATTTCGAGGATCGCGTCATGACAGGTTCACGTAGACGGGATACCGAAGACGAATAATCCGTCGATCGGAATAGATGACGAAATCGCCTCCGCGGCGGTGCTTTGTCTGCCACGCTCTGAAGTCCTGATTCCGGACCGGGTAGAGAAAATTTTCCTTTTTGCGAAGATCGCCCACACCGACTGGATAATCGATCCATGATCGACCGAACGCATGCATCGCGAGCGTAGCAGGAACGAGATTTACGCTTCGCGCGTTCCAGTGGCCGAGGTATTGAGACGGTTCGCCCGGTTCGGTTCCGAAGGTGTAGTTATCCTTCACGTAGACGGATATATGCGTAATCGCGGCTGTCGTTCCGTCGAAGCTGATCTCGGCGCGCTCGACGGCGGCGTATAGGTTGAATGATCCGAGTGCGCCGGTCAGATCGTCCGGAATGCCGTTAGCCTCGGTGAGACGCTTCAGGTACTGCAGTGCCTTCTGCTCGAAGGTCCCTTCTACCTTGGCATACTGAAAATGAAAGTGGTGATGAATCAACTGAATATCGCCACTGCACATATCGGTGATCGAGATGACGGGATAGCGGTGTTTGTAGGGCAGCAACCGGGCGCGGATTACACGCAACGCGGCATTGCTATTGATCGCCGACGATGTCAGGTTGTCGAACTGTTCCTTCGCTCGGGCATATTTCAACACCCATTCGAGCTTTACCGTCGTCGTGTCGATCATGTCAGGGGGATACGGAACACCATCCTGATTGATGCCGTTTCGCTCGTCGTCGACGGTCGGGGAATAGTTCAAACGCCCCGCGAACCACTTTTCCATAAGTGTTGCTGATATGGGCATCATGAGCTTGCGCATTGCGCCGGGTATTTCCTGAATGTCGAACGGCTCGACCTGCGGTTCTTTCTTTTTCGGTTCAGGTGCAGGTGCAGGTGGTTTCGGCGGGGAGGGAGTATTCAGCCATTTCCTGAACCTGGCGTGGGCGTTCACCATACGCTCGATATCGTCGAGCATCTTCGTGGCGGGATCGGGGCGTACTGTTTTGCGCGACTTGATCGGCTTATCTGCCGATACCTTCGAATCGGGAACGGGCGGCAGCCGGGCCATCGAAAGGCATAATCCGCGGATTATTCTGCATCCCTCGTCTCCTTCACAGTGCGTCCATCTCCAGAGCAGTTTGTTTGGTTTGTGATACGGCAGCTTCTGATTGTCGGCTTCCATTTGTTGGCGTTCCCTCGTGCATCGCGAGCAAAGTGTCCGGCGATTCGAGCACAAACGTGCGAGCGACACAAAAACCGTCACGTTCTTGTAACAGTTGCCCGATTGAGGAAATGCGAATTCCTGTTCCTGTAATGGAATGGAGAGGTGATTCGATATGCGCTGATCGTTGCCGCGTATTATGCGCGCGGCCCCGTCAAGCGCGACGTGATGATGGCGCAGGTGCTGTCGTCCGCGCTCGAAGGTGTCGTTCACAATGCCGCGCGGCGCGGGCTGCTGGCGGCCCCGAAACTGAAGCGCGAACTCGTTGCGCGGGCACGGCGCTACCTGGAAGGCATCGTGCGATACGACGGCGAACCCCCGCTCGCGAACCGCAGCGAAAAGCGTGTTGTACCCCGAAATTCGGAGTAGATTGGCGATTTCCTGATATCGAACGACAACGGGAGCGCCGCGCCATGTTGACCTATTCCATTCAGAAAGTCGGCTACGACTACACGCAACTGGATTCACAGGGCGCGACGGACTACGCGTCGTTCATTCATGCATTCGATGCGTTCCCGTGGGCCGTGCAGCAGGCCGAGTGGGACCAGATACAAGACGGCCCGTTTCCGGCGCTCGTGCTGCAGCATGCGGACGATCAGCGGGAATTGTGGGTCACCGCGCTGAAGGATGCGAGCGCGAACGGGTTCCAGTTGAATGCGGTCTCGATGCGCATGAAGAAGGGACTCTTCGGCATGGGGAAGCCGAAGCCGGAGCAGTACGTCGAGACGATCGACGTCGAAAAGCGCGCCGACGTCGATACGTTGTGCCGGTTGTTCTGCGATCGTCAGTATGACGAGCTGGACCGGCTCGTGGCGCGACATGCAGCGCGCAACGCCGACCGTGATGACAGCGACGATTGAGCGCCGCTTCAGGCGCGCTTCGCCCCCGTTCCCGCCGCGCGCGGAAACGTCAGCACCACCGCAAATCCGCCCGCATCGGGAAACGTGAACCCGACGCGCCCACCGTGCGCCTTCATCACTTCCTGCACGATCGCCAGCCCGAGGCCCGACCCTGTGCGCCGCTCGCTGCCGTCCGGCGCGATCCGCACGAACGGCTGCAATGCCGCGTCCCAGTGCTCGCGCGGAATGCCTCGCCCGTTGTCGGTGACGGTCAGCGTGACCGCCTCGTCGGCATGGCCCGTGGTGTCGACCGAGACGACGATGTCGTCCGCATGACCGTGCAGCAGCGCGTTGTGCAGCACGTTCGACAGCGCTTCCTGCAGGCTGATCGCATCGCCGTCGATCCATGCCAGCGGCGCGTCGCTCGCGAACGCGACGGCGACGTCGCGCTCGTCCGCGAGCGGAATCGTGCGGCCGAGCACGTCCTTGGCGAGCGCGACGAGTTCGACGGGCTGTAATGGCACGGCCTCGGTGCGATGGATCACCATCGCGTGATTGAGCAACTGGCCAGTGAGGCGGCCGACGTCCGCGGAGGTTGCACGCAGCGCGTCGAGGCGCGCCGCGTGACGCGCAGGATCGGCTTCGCCGTCGAGCAGCTCGATCTGCGCGTCGAGCCGCGCGAGCGGCGTGCGCATCTGGTGCGCGGCGTCGGCGATGAAGCGCTGCATCGCGTTGATCCGCTCGGCCAGGCGACGGATCAATCCGTTGATCGAACCGATGATGGCGTCGATCTCGCTCGGCGTATCGACGGCCACGGGCCGCAGGTCGGCCGGGTCGCGCGCGGCGATGAGCGTGCCGATCTGCGCGAGCGGGCGCAAGCCGCGCCGGATCGCGAGGCCGCTCGCACCGATCGCGAGCACGCTCATCAGCAGGATCAGCGTCCACACCTTGATGCTCATGTCGTTCGTGAGCTGCTGGCGCGCATTGGTGGTTTGCGCAACGGTCACGAGCGCCCAGCCCGGCGTGCGTTCCTCGGGCATGTAGCGCGCGATGGTCGCGGTGCGGATGCGGTGCCCCTGGTAGACGGCGTTCGCGAACGCAGGGCCCTGTTTGGCGGCGGCAAGCGTCGCGGGGCTCGCGAGATCGTTGTAACCGGCCACGACGATGCCGCGCGAATCGACGACCTTGTAGTAGACGAGGTCGTAGCGCGACAGCGTCGACAATGCGGCCACCGGCGGATTCAGCGCGAGCACGCCGCCCTGTACGTAGAGGTTCTCCGCGACCTGGATGGATGCGCCGGCAAGCAACTGGTCGTATGCGCGTTCGGCCGCGACGCCCGCGTAGTAGCGCGCGATTGCCGCAAGCGCGAGCGCGCCGGTCGCGACGACGAGCGCGATGAAAAGCAGCGTGCGCCCGAACAGCGTCTTCGGGAACCAGTCAATGCGACGCAATCTGATACCCCATCCCGCGCGCGGTGCGGATCTCGACCGAGCTGCCCTGCAGCTTCTTGCGCACGCGCGTCACGTATTGCTCGACCGCATTCGTGGTCGGCTCGTTGCCGAAGCTGAACAGCTGGTTCAGCAGTTCTTCCTTCGAGAAGATCCGTTGCGGCCGGCTCGCAAGAATCTCGAGCAGCGCGAATTCCTGGCGAGACAGCGACAGCGGCTGGCCGTCGAGTTCCGCGAGGCGGCTGCTGCGGTCGATCACGAGGCCGCCGAGCGTCAGCACGTCGTTCGCGTGGCCGCTGTTGCGGCGCAGGAGCGCCTGCACGCGCGCGTCGAGCTCGCGGTAGTCGAACGGCTTCACGAGATAGTCGTCGGCGCCGAGGCCGAGGCCGCTCACGCGGTCGTCGATCGCCGAGCGTGCGGTCACGAGCAGTACGGGCGTCTTGCTGCCCGACGCGCGCAGGTTACGCAGCACCGCGAAGCCGTCCATGCCGGGCAGGTTCGCGTCGAGCACGACGAGGTCGAAGCGCTCGACGCGCAGCAGCCCGTTCGCGGTCGCGCCGTCGGTTTCGAGATCGACGGCGTGGCCGAGCCGCGCGAGGCGATTGCGGATCGCCGCGCCGATTTCGGCATCGTCCTCCACGACGAGAATGCGCATGGTGCCGTTTGCAGGTGAGTGGATTAGGGGTTTTCCCGGGGCCGGGATGTCAGCATTTTCTCAGACTCGGTCGATAACCTGTGTCGAGCCGGAAGCAGCACGCAAGGACGGCATTAATACCAGAAATATTCAAGGAGACGGCAACATGCAGCATGTCACGGGCACGACGAACGCGCGGTGCGGCACGACGCCGGCCTTCGCGCGGCCGTTGGCCGTCCGTCTCGCGGCGGCGCGCGCATGACGACGTCGCTGCGCCGCCGCGCACTGATCGCCGCCGGCCTCGGCGCGCTCGCC
The sequence above is drawn from the Burkholderia stabilis genome and encodes:
- a CDS encoding ABC transporter substrate-binding protein — its product is MNVSGNDARGAWRRVLGTVAALAAAWGLSAGGAFAAGVSGEPVVIGVSGPLTGQDAQYGEQWKRGFDLALDEINGSGGIHGRPLAVDFQDSRSDPRQAVAIAQKFVADPRIVIELGDFSSATSMAASPIYQRGQLIQFGFTNSHPDFTKGGDYLWSTALSQAEEQPLLARYAVKELGFKRIAVLYLNTDWGRTSKDIFAKAVTGLGAQVVAAEGYQPTEKDFRSTLVRIGASKPDSIVLISYYADGAQIVRQARTSGVTLPIAAVGSVYSPKFLELGGAAVDGVYTESNFFPAEPRPEVQAFVQRYRAKFHTDPDSFVARAYDALILSAEVLRRYGMTRQAAHDGFAKVSDVPSVIFGKVRFDPQTRRVAGARTVYLVVKQGQWALWDGAKPQLAAR
- a CDS encoding ABC transporter permease, whose product is MASWLDYTLNGLIVGNIYALLAVGLALIFGVSHLINFAHGSVYMVGAFIGWLCLTRFGLPLPVALAAVVVGCGALGVAIERIGLRPLRHAARIAPLLATIGISFILDQLAQLAFGADPRAVPTPLPDWHLRIAGATLGSLDLLIAGIGIAAAALLYGFLRFTRLGWAVRATAQDRDAALQMGVDVDRVNQTVFAIACALGGVSGLLVGMYYNSIDPAMGFQATLKGVVALLIGGLGNVPGAIAGSLLLGLVESYGVALFGTSYRDLFAFGLLIVFLVWRPNGLFSAKRALPPEPMTGTFLAAAKAVCVPRPVLVALIALATVLPWLGVSPYVLQTLTNAWLYGLLALSLTLVAGTVGQISLGHAALLVIGAYASALLSSDLGWSPAVTIPCAGVITAVLGTLLVYPAFRLRGHYVSIATLGIGEVVSLVILNWDGLTRGPLGITGIAPLPWASTARAAYWFTLAVLVVLALVQVRLLRSHLGRTLRAVREDDVAARAHGIAPNRYKAIAFAVGGVAAGVSGGIAAHLYSYINHQTFDSQVSILALTMVILGGLGNVLGGIVGAVALIGLPELFRWAADYRMLIYGVVLLLLVRFRPQGLLGTV
- a CDS encoding ABC transporter ATP-binding protein; translation: MTTNRPLLDVQGLTRRFDGVTALDGASLTLADGELLSVIGPNGAGKSTLFNLIAGADRPDAGRVTFDGRDITGTAPERLAALGIARTFQHGRVFGNLSVLDNVLIGAHARLRAARPGWPALGAAAEVLRALVRPASVRREEAALRDEARAIVAGFGERLTPRIDHPAHSLSYANRRRVEIGRALALHPRLLLLDEPTAGMNETETAEMLQLIQSLKARGLTILLIEHKLELVMRVSDRVMVLDNGVKIAEGAPRDVRHDPRVIEAYLGRRHAGDAAADRTAQAAA
- a CDS encoding ABC transporter ATP-binding protein translates to MTPLSSGTRTTMTDALLKLEHLDTFYGPVQVHFDVNFEVGRGQIVSLLGGNASGKSTTMKLILGLMRPRRGVVRFDGDDVTALATPQRVRRGIAAVPEARRLFGDMSVRENLLMGAYTRGDRTAVAEDYERVLDLFPRVRERLAQRAGTLSGGEQQMLAMARALMARPKLICMDEPTMGLSPLYVDKVLELIDAINRQGVTVFMVEQNASLALEIAHYGYVLQTGRVVLEGPAKALLDDERVRDAYLGGEAVAA
- a CDS encoding DUF6402 family protein, whose protein sequence is MEADNQKLPYHKPNKLLWRWTHCEGDEGCRIIRGLCLSMARLPPVPDSKVSADKPIKSRKTVRPDPATKMLDDIERMVNAHARFRKWLNTPSPPKPPAPAPEPKKKEPQVEPFDIQEIPGAMRKLMMPISATLMEKWFAGRLNYSPTVDDERNGINQDGVPYPPDMIDTTTVKLEWVLKYARAKEQFDNLTSSAINSNAALRVIRARLLPYKHRYPVISITDMCSGDIQLIHHHFHFQYAKVEGTFEQKALQYLKRLTEANGIPDDLTGALGSFNLYAAVERAEISFDGTTAAITHISVYVKDNYTFGTEPGEPSQYLGHWNARSVNLVPATLAMHAFGRSWIDYPVGVGDLRKKENFLYPVRNQDFRAWQTKHRRGGDFVIYSDRRIIRLRYPVYVNLS
- a CDS encoding sensor histidine kinase gives rise to the protein MRRIDWFPKTLFGRTLLFIALVVATGALALAAIARYYAGVAAERAYDQLLAGASIQVAENLYVQGGVLALNPPVAALSTLSRYDLVYYKVVDSRGIVVAGYNDLASPATLAAAKQGPAFANAVYQGHRIRTATIARYMPEERTPGWALVTVAQTTNARQQLTNDMSIKVWTLILLMSVLAIGASGLAIRRGLRPLAQIGTLIAARDPADLRPVAVDTPSEIDAIIGSINGLIRRLAERINAMQRFIADAAHQMRTPLARLDAQIELLDGEADPARHAARLDALRATSADVGRLTGQLLNHAMVIHRTEAVPLQPVELVALAKDVLGRTIPLADERDVAVAFASDAPLAWIDGDAISLQEALSNVLHNALLHGHADDIVVSVDTTGHADEAVTLTVTDNGRGIPREHWDAALQPFVRIAPDGSERRTGSGLGLAIVQEVMKAHGGRVGFTFPDAGGFAVVLTFPRAAGTGAKRA
- a CDS encoding response regulator transcription factor; its protein translation is MRILVVEDDAEIGAAIRNRLARLGHAVDLETDGATANGLLRVERFDLVVLDANLPGMDGFAVLRNLRASGSKTPVLLVTARSAIDDRVSGLGLGADDYLVKPFDYRELDARVQALLRRNSGHANDVLTLGGLVIDRSSRLAELDGQPLSLSRQEFALLEILASRPQRIFSKEELLNQLFSFGNEPTTNAVEQYVTRVRKKLQGSSVEIRTARGMGYQIASH